Part of the Bacillus cabrialesii genome is shown below.
ACGACGCGTCGAAAAATAAGCCGGAGCGCTACACAGAGCCCTATACCACCTATAAACAATATTTAAAACAATATATCGCAGGCGCAAGGGAAAAAGGCGCCCATCCACTTCTCATTACCCCCGTAGCCCGCTTTCATTACGAAAACGGCGTGTTTTTGAACGACTTTCCTGATTATTGCAATGCCATGAAGCAGACGGCTGCTGAGGAGAATGTGCAGCTCATTGATCTGATGGAGAAAAGCCTCGCTTTCTTTACCGAAAAGGGAGAGGAAAAAGTGTACACCTATTTTATGGTATCGGAAGGAATAAACGATTACACGCACTTTACAAAAAAAGGCGCAAATGAAATGGCAAAACTTGTGGCGAAAGGCATAAAGGAGCTCGGCCTGCCATTGACAGAATCGATCATCAAAGAAGGGTGAAGAATGTGAAGGGAAAACTATATCACGGCGCTTGCTATTATCCGGAATTATGGGATGAAAAGACGATTCGGCAGGACATTGACGTCATGTGTGAAGTTGGCGTGAATGTTGTGCGAATCGGCGAATTTGCCTGGTCCGTCATGGAACCGGAAGAAGGGAAAATTGACGTCGGTTTTTTCAAAGAAATCATCACCCGGCTGTATGACAACGGCATCGAAACGATTATGTGCACACCGACGCCTACACCGCCGATTTGGCTGTCGCATGGGCGGCCGGAGCGCATGCATGTTAACGAAAAAAGAGAGGTCATGGGGCACGGCTCGCGTCAGCATGCATGCACGAACAACCCGTATTTCCGAAAAAGAGCCGCCATCATTACCACAAACATT
Proteins encoded:
- a CDS encoding rhamnogalacturonan acetylesterase, whose translation is MANHIYLAGDSTVQTYGDSTNQGGWGQFLGSHLPEHIQVINRAIGGRSSKTFVEEGRLQAILDVIEPDDWLFVQMGHNDASKNKPERYTEPYTTYKQYLKQYIAGAREKGAHPLLITPVARFHYENGVFLNDFPDYCNAMKQTAAEENVQLIDLMEKSLAFFTEKGEEKVYTYFMVSEGINDYTHFTKKGANEMAKLVAKGIKELGLPLTESIIKEG